Part of the Gemmatimonadota bacterium genome, CGGGGGCACCGTGAAAGTACGGACCGCCCGGATGGAACGGCATCCCTGGAGATCATCGTCGTGGACGGCGGAAGCGACGACGGCACGCCGGAGATCGTCCGGTCGTGGCCGGGGGCAAGGCTCATCGAGTCCAGCATACGGGGCAGAGCGATCCAGATGAACGCGGGCGCCGCGGCCTCGTCAGGAGACGTGCTGCTGTTTCTTCACTCCGATACCAGGCTTCCGGTTCGCTGGCGGGAGCTCGTGACCGAATCGATCTTCGGGCGCGGCAAAACGGGAGGACGGTTCCGTTTCGACATCGCCCATGCAAAGGGGATATACCGATGGATCGCGCGGGGCACCAATTTCCGGTCGCGCTTTCTGGGCATTACCTACGGCGACCAGGCGATCTATACCACGCGGGAGGCGTTCGAAGCCGTGGGAGGATTTCCGGGTATTCCGGTCTTCGAAGACGCCCGGTTCGCCGACCGGCTGAAGAACGCCGGCGGGCTGGACTGGATCGACGAAGCCGTGCTGACATCCGCGCGGCGCTGGGAACGCCGCGGACCGGTGCGCACGCTGCTGCTGACCTGGCTCCTGCGCCTGCTCTATACCCTTTTCGTCCCGCCCAGGTTCCTGGCACGGTTCTACGGGGTGGTCAGGTGACGGTTTCAGTCCCTGCAATCTGGCGATCTCCGCGACGGAACGGTCCGGTCCGAGGCCGCATGTGGAATCCAACACACGGGAGGATCACGTGAACAGAACGTCTTTCTTATTGGTGCTGCTGCTGGTCGGAGGATGCGGAAGCGAGTCCGAGGAACCCATGGTTCATGCGCAGGTCATGGCGGATGCACTGCACGCGGTCATGGAGGCCGACAGAACGGTTTACGCAAGCCAGGTCGCCCATCATCTGGAGACCGAAGAGGCGGTTATCAATACGAGCGAGCACTGGATGGAAGACGGGTCCTTGCCGCTTCCGGCCCAGATGTTCCGCATGGGGGCCGAACTCGTTTCGAAGAACACCGATACGTTCAGTTATTCGTTGCTTTCCAAGTGGCCTGTAAACAAAGACAATGGACCCAGGTCCGAACTGGAGGCAGCCGGTCTGGACAGCGTGGCCAGAGACCAGTCAAGGCCATTTTATGGTCGAGAAACGCTGGACGGTGTCGAATACTTCACTGCCGTCTATGCGGATATAGCGGATTCACCGGCCTGTGTAACGTGCCATAACACGCACCCGGACAGCCCGAGGAACGACTTCGTACTTGGCGAGACGATGGGCGGCGTGGTCATTCGAATCCCCTTGCGATAGTGCGGGTGAAGATGCGTTAGGGATTCGGTCGACCGGTTCAAGGACCGCTTGTTCCGGCAGCCAGGACGAGCGCCGCGAGGATGATCGCAACCAAACAGGTAACCACGACCAGTACGCACATGCGGAGCAGGTCGCCGGCCTGGCCGCCTTCCGGATCGTTTTCGTCGCCTATCCAGATCTCCGTGACCAACTTGCCGTCCTGCCGGACCGGTCCGACCAATCGCCGCTGCACGGCGCCTGCCGCCGCCGCTTCGCTCCAGCCTGAATTCGGACCCGGAACCAGCGCATGCTGCCGCCAACCCACCACCAGGGCCTTGCGGCCCGAATATCCGGGCAGGAGAAACGCTACCCCCGCCATCAGCAAACAGGTGAGCCTGGCGGGTATGAGATTGAACAGATCATCCAGCCGCGCCCCGCACCAACCGAAGCGCGCATACCGGGGCGTCCGGTACCCCACCATGGAATCCATCGTGCTGATCACCTTGTAGAGCACGATGCCCGGCAACCCCAGCAGGGCATACCAGAACAGCGGCGCAATGAACCCGTCCACCGCGTTCTCGCTCAGGCTTTCCATGCCCGCCCGACGGCAGGCCGCGGCGTCCATGGCGGACGTATCCCGGCCGACCAGCATGGACACGGCCCGGCGCGCGCCTTCCAGGTCCCCGGCGCGCTCGATGGCCATGCCGTGGCGGCACAGATCCCTGAGCGCCACCATGCTGTAAATCACGAAGACCTGGAAGACGCCGTTCAGGATTGGATGCTGGTCGTTCAGCACGAGGGCCAGCGCCGCGCTGACGCCGATCCAGAAAGCGGAGAGCGCCAGGAACAGCATGCATCCGCCGGCGTACCCATCCAGTCCGGTCCGGCGGAGCACGCGCTCCATTCCCGTTAGCGTGTGGCCCATCAGGCGCACCGGGTGCCACCGGTAGACCGGATCTCCCAGGATGCCATCCAGTACCACCGCGCAGAGGAGCAGAACGGGATCCGGCGCAAGTACCGTCAGGTCCATTTCAGACGCCATCCCAGGGCGATTGCGTCGTAAACGGTGTCCAGCAACGCGTCTTCATGTACGACAAGCTTTTCGTAACAGGTCGGCCAGGCCTCCGGTTTCGCCGCGACCGAGGACGCCAGGACCGCCGCCTGCTGTCGCAGTAACGGGGCGGCCAGTTCAGTAGAAAGCGTCCCGTGTCTCAGCCGGTCCCATACCGCCGCAAAGGCGTACGCGGCGGCCGAAACGCCCGGGTCGTGGACGACCGACCGGATGTTTTTGTCCAGGAACGCGAACTCGTCGGTTTCCAGGCGGCTTTTCATGGCGGGCAGAAACAGTTCCGCTTTAAACCCGTATCGTCTCAAAGCGTGATAGAGGCTCCGAGTGCTCGATGCTTCCAGTCCGTTCTGCCATCGAAGCGCTTCCATGGTCGCCCTGCGGACGGACCTGCCGATCAATTCGCCCAGTTTCGCGTGGTGGCCCGCCCTGGCCTTGGGCCGTTTCGCGTCGTCCAGGGGCGCGGCGATACAGTACTGGTCCGTGCCCGTCCCGGTCGCCAGGTCCCGGGAGTACCGGCTTGAAACGGCCAGGTCCCGGAGGGCCGCCGACTTGCCCTCCGTCATGGTGACGACCGCGCGCGCCATGGCGCCGGGGGTAAGCGGCCAGTTGACGAGCAGCATCGTGTTGATCGTACCGTCGTGGGGATGTCTCTCGTGGGAATGTCTCTCCATCTGCCCGGATTCCGTTTCATGCCAGTTCGCGGGATCGCCCGCGCATCCGGCGTTTCCCTCGACCCCGGCGGTCACGACGGCGCACA contains:
- a CDS encoding TIGR04283 family arsenosugar biosynthesis glycosyltransferase yields the protein MKPSSGHWNGPSAKPASSTPASLPLPDHGTPGHGDEYRAGDPRISIIIPTLNEATTITACLDQFACDLDGSSIPGESDGPVGQDGSGVHGGRGHRESTDRPDGTASLEIIVVDGGSDDGTPEIVRSWPGARLIESSIRGRAIQMNAGAAASSGDVLLFLHSDTRLPVRWRELVTESIFGRGKTGGRFRFDIAHAKGIYRWIARGTNFRSRFLGITYGDQAIYTTREAFEAVGGFPGIPVFEDARFADRLKNAGGLDWIDEAVLTSARRWERRGPVRTLLLTWLLRLLYTLFVPPRFLARFYGVVR
- a CDS encoding DUF3365 domain-containing protein, translated to MNRTSFLLVLLLVGGCGSESEEPMVHAQVMADALHAVMEADRTVYASQVAHHLETEEAVINTSEHWMEDGSLPLPAQMFRMGAELVSKNTDTFSYSLLSKWPVNKDNGPRSELEAAGLDSVARDQSRPFYGRETLDGVEYFTAVYADIADSPACVTCHNTHPDSPRNDFVLGETMGGVVIRIPLR
- the cbiB gene encoding adenosylcobinamide-phosphate synthase CbiB; translated protein: MDLTVLAPDPVLLLCAVVLDGILGDPVYRWHPVRLMGHTLTGMERVLRRTGLDGYAGGCMLFLALSAFWIGVSAALALVLNDQHPILNGVFQVFVIYSMVALRDLCRHGMAIERAGDLEGARRAVSMLVGRDTSAMDAAACRRAGMESLSENAVDGFIAPLFWYALLGLPGIVLYKVISTMDSMVGYRTPRYARFGWCGARLDDLFNLIPARLTCLLMAGVAFLLPGYSGRKALVVGWRQHALVPGPNSGWSEAAAAGAVQRRLVGPVRQDGKLVTEIWIGDENDPEGGQAGDLLRMCVLVVVTCLVAIILAALVLAAGTSGP
- a CDS encoding adenosylcobinamide amidohydrolase, whose translation is MEETLDQHEHYVLRRDGRFLVVDLQTPHQVLSTSARSGGMADGVRFLVNHQSVEGQGHLERFEWMMEIGETGYHHHVCEELGLEPEAVAMMGTAANMNYAARIVETFAELRVCAVVTAGVEGNAGCAGDPANWHETESGQMERHSHERHPHDGTINTMLLVNWPLTPGAMARAVVTMTEGKSAALRDLAVSSRYSRDLATGTGTDQYCIAAPLDDAKRPKARAGHHAKLGELIGRSVRRATMEALRWQNGLEASSTRSLYHALRRYGFKAELFLPAMKSRLETDEFAFLDKNIRSVVHDPGVSAAAYAFAAVWDRLRHGTLSTELAAPLLRQQAAVLASSVAAKPEAWPTCYEKLVVHEDALLDTVYDAIALGWRLKWT